One stretch of Segatella copri DNA includes these proteins:
- a CDS encoding lactate utilization protein B, which produces MSTEHSKRAAKFTQNVEKTTWHDATFWSVRQKRDKMAQELPEWEDLREHASEIKMHTITHLADYLDMFSKNLESRGVKVHWAKDAQEFNEIVLGILKDHNVKKMVKSKSMLTEECEMNPYLEQHGIDVVETDLGERIIQLLGQKPSHIVMPAIHLKREEVGKMFEEKGISKEIGNYDPTYLTRCARHHLRDQFMEAGAGMTGCNFGVAATGDCVVCTNEGNADMTTSMPKLHIVAMGIEKLVPDYKSLAVFQRLLCRCGTGQPTTTFTSHFRQARPGAEMHVVLVDNGRSDILADKDHWQTLKCMRCGACMNTCPVYRRSGGYSYTYFIPGPIGVNLGMLKNPQKYSDNVSACTLCLSCDNVCPSKVGPGSQIYVWRQSLEKLGKADPVKKAMSNGMKYLFDRPALYTTALKFAPLVNLVPECCTHFSNWNAWGIGHAMPEFAKKSFHQLWKEGKVK; this is translated from the coding sequence GACCACCTGGCACGACGCTACCTTCTGGTCTGTTCGTCAGAAAAGAGATAAGATGGCGCAGGAACTTCCTGAGTGGGAAGATCTCCGCGAGCATGCGTCTGAAATCAAGATGCACACGATTACTCATCTCGCCGATTATCTCGATATGTTTTCCAAGAATCTGGAGAGCCGTGGGGTGAAGGTTCACTGGGCAAAGGATGCACAGGAATTTAATGAGATTGTGCTCGGTATCCTGAAAGATCATAACGTGAAGAAGATGGTGAAGTCGAAGTCGATGCTCACCGAGGAGTGCGAGATGAATCCTTATCTGGAGCAGCACGGCATTGACGTGGTGGAGACCGACCTGGGTGAGCGCATCATCCAGCTTCTGGGTCAGAAGCCTAGCCATATCGTGATGCCTGCCATCCACCTGAAGCGTGAGGAGGTAGGTAAGATGTTCGAGGAGAAGGGAATCTCCAAGGAAATCGGCAACTATGATCCTACTTATCTGACCCGCTGTGCCCGTCATCATCTCCGCGACCAGTTTATGGAAGCTGGAGCTGGTATGACTGGCTGTAACTTCGGTGTGGCTGCTACCGGCGATTGCGTGGTCTGCACCAACGAGGGTAATGCGGATATGACCACTTCCATGCCTAAGCTCCATATCGTAGCGATGGGTATTGAGAAACTGGTTCCTGATTATAAGTCACTGGCTGTATTCCAGCGCCTGCTTTGCCGCTGCGGAACCGGTCAGCCTACCACTACCTTTACCTCTCATTTCCGCCAGGCTCGTCCGGGTGCCGAGATGCATGTGGTATTGGTGGATAACGGCAGAAGCGACATTCTTGCTGATAAGGACCACTGGCAGACGTTGAAGTGTATGCGCTGCGGTGCCTGCATGAATACCTGTCCGGTTTATCGTCGTTCGGGTGGTTACAGCTACACCTATTTTATTCCGGGTCCTATTGGCGTGAACCTGGGTATGCTGAAGAATCCTCAGAAGTACAGCGACAATGTTTCGGCATGTACTTTGTGCTTGTCTTGCGATAATGTCTGTCCTTCCAAGGTAGGACCGGGTTCTCAGATTTATGTCTGGCGCCAGAGTCTGGAGAAGTTGGGTAAGGCTGATCCTGTCAAGAAGGCGATGTCGAATGGTATGAAGTATCTCTTCGACCGTCCTGCGCTCTACACCACTGCCCTGAAGTTTGCTCCGCTTGTCAATCTGGTTCCTGAATGCTGTACGCACTTCAGCAATTGGAATGCCTGGGGCATCGGTCACGCCATGCCTGAGTTTGCAAAGAAGAGTTTCCATCAGCTTTGGAAAGAAGGAAAGGTGAAGTAG
- a CDS encoding LutC/YkgG family protein — MKKEDFLNKLRKNTHVQFDMPAVDVKGIQYEDTLKQFIEMTESVGGHVIEAKEGESLDELVKKAYPEAKVFASHLPEITIAQKNPDTVAEANDLNGTDVGIVRGEVGVAENGCIWIPQTMKEKAVLFISEYLVIFLEKEKIVNNMHEAYARIEMDPKYNFGIFISGPSKTADIEQALVMGAQAARGVTVVLL; from the coding sequence ATGAAGAAAGAAGATTTCCTGAACAAGTTGCGTAAGAATACGCACGTTCAATTCGATATGCCTGCCGTAGATGTGAAGGGTATCCAGTATGAGGATACGCTGAAACAGTTTATTGAGATGACGGAATCGGTAGGCGGTCATGTGATAGAGGCGAAGGAGGGTGAGAGTCTGGATGAGCTGGTGAAGAAGGCTTATCCGGAAGCCAAGGTCTTTGCTTCTCATCTGCCAGAAATCACGATTGCCCAGAAGAATCCTGATACCGTGGCTGAGGCTAACGACCTGAATGGTACTGATGTGGGTATTGTTCGTGGTGAAGTGGGTGTTGCCGAGAATGGCTGCATCTGGATTCCTCAGACCATGAAGGAGAAAGCGGTGCTCTTTATCTCGGAATACCTTGTAATATTCCTCGAAAAAGAGAAGATTGTGAACAATATGCATGAGGCTTATGCCCGTATTGAGATGGATCCGAAGTACAATTTCGGTATTTTCATCAGTGGTCCTTCCAAGACTGCCGATATTGAGCAGGCTCTGGTAATGGGTGCGCAGGCAGCCAGAGGCGTAACCGTAGTGCTTTTGTAA
- a CDS encoding GNAT family N-acetyltransferase: MIEIKRYTPKDAAEWNNFVWKSRQGTFLFDRNYMDYHQDRFHDHSLMFYYKGRLYAILPANETADEDKKILYSHQGLTYGGLLTCSKVTAEVCIDIFQALKDYLLQNDFQLCIYKAMPWIYQSIPSEEDLYALSYIGKAKLIAREISTTIFLNAPLRFSEQRRRGIKKAVSHGLSVGFTKFPKDITDFWDLLDKNLWQRHNTHPVHSKEELQLLMHRFPDHILCFVVKKDETIIGGSIVYTTPQVIHTQYIAANELGKELGALDALFDFILHKCPWNVPYFDFGKSTEDAGKYLNKNLIHQKEGFGGRGVIYDTYQWEI; encoded by the coding sequence ATGATAGAAATCAAAAGATATACCCCAAAAGACGCTGCCGAATGGAACAACTTTGTTTGGAAATCCAGACAAGGCACCTTCCTCTTCGACAGAAACTATATGGACTATCATCAAGACAGATTTCATGACCATTCCTTGATGTTCTATTATAAAGGACGCTTGTATGCCATTCTTCCTGCCAATGAAACTGCGGATGAGGACAAGAAGATTCTCTATTCTCACCAAGGACTGACGTATGGAGGCTTACTGACTTGTTCCAAGGTAACAGCAGAAGTTTGCATCGACATCTTTCAGGCTCTCAAGGACTATCTCCTGCAAAATGATTTCCAGTTATGTATCTACAAGGCAATGCCATGGATATACCAGAGCATCCCTTCGGAAGAGGACCTCTATGCTCTCTCCTATATTGGGAAGGCAAAGTTGATAGCTAGAGAGATTTCCACTACCATTTTTCTCAATGCCCCCTTACGATTCAGCGAGCAGAGAAGAAGAGGCATCAAGAAAGCTGTGAGCCATGGACTAAGTGTTGGATTTACAAAATTTCCAAAGGACATCACAGACTTTTGGGATTTATTGGACAAGAATCTTTGGCAGAGGCATAATACTCATCCTGTACACTCGAAAGAGGAACTGCAATTACTTATGCATCGTTTTCCAGACCACATTCTCTGCTTTGTGGTAAAGAAAGATGAAACGATTATTGGTGGAAGCATCGTATATACTACCCCCCAAGTAATTCATACCCAGTATATCGCTGCCAACGAATTGGGCAAGGAACTGGGAGCTTTGGATGCCCTCTTCGACTTTATCCTCCACAAATGCCCATGGAATGTCCCATACTTCGACTTCGGCAAATCCACAGAAGATGCGGGCAAGTATCTCAACAAGAATCTCATCCACCAAAAGGAAGGATTCGGAGGAAGAGGGGTCATCTACGACACATACCAATGGGAAATCTAA
- a CDS encoding sugar 3,4-ketoisomerase has translation MKELGRIIKLHTISDPRGNLTVSEENIELPFDLKRAYWIYNVPQGGNRGGHAHKKLQQVIIAVHGSFTVSLDNGKETKKYQLSNPGMGLYLGTEIWRTLDDFSEGAVCLVLASELYEPEDYLYEYDEFLKYIHTTHSTTSEP, from the coding sequence ATGAAAGAATTAGGTAGAATCATCAAATTACATACCATATCCGACCCTAGAGGCAACCTGACTGTATCAGAGGAGAACATCGAGCTTCCCTTCGACTTGAAACGTGCCTACTGGATATACAATGTGCCACAGGGTGGCAACCGAGGCGGTCATGCCCACAAAAAGCTCCAGCAAGTCATCATCGCCGTGCATGGATCATTTACCGTATCCCTAGACAACGGCAAGGAGACCAAGAAATACCAGCTCAGCAATCCTGGCATGGGGCTCTATCTCGGCACAGAGATATGGCGCACACTGGATGATTTCTCCGAGGGAGCCGTATGCCTGGTGCTTGCCTCTGAACTTTATGAGCCAGAAGACTATCTGTATGAATACGATGAATTTCTGAAATACATCCATACCACACATAGCACAACATCAGAGCCATGA
- a CDS encoding MBOAT family O-acyltransferase produces MIYNSFLYITLFPFLFLLLHAIKKEAIKKYFLLAISYALYYYYNQSLAAILLVVTLISYTSALLIERNKGKERTNSTSNNRSKLIVYLGALLTTLPLLFYKYTDFILTEVLYMDSLSSHHTLIVPLGISFFTFQALSYLFDVYRDKYQAEHHLPTYMLYISFFPSITAGPINRYDALRCQLSQLVRPNYQQLANGAKMIVWGMFLKTVIADRLLLYVNPVLDGYMQHSGSELLAASVLYSIQLYTDFAGYSLIAIGSASMLGIRLQQNFHNPYFAHSVTDFWHRWHISLSQWLRDYIYIPIGGNRCSKGRTYLNIIITFLISGIWHGANWTFILWGVLHGFFQVMEKMLSFTKESRNTEHKVRQRMRRGISILINFLLINFLWIFFRMPSVGDAFHVIGKIFTEQDMNFWVFEKFILLFILMVFAKDLIVEVTPSQNPFHHPKLWVRWCTYVVVTTSIFLFGVFDSGQFIYAGF; encoded by the coding sequence ATGATTTACAATTCATTTCTATACATCACCTTATTTCCCTTCCTCTTCTTGCTGCTCCATGCCATCAAGAAGGAAGCCATCAAAAAGTATTTTTTGTTGGCGATTTCCTATGCCCTATACTACTATTACAACCAGTCATTGGCAGCTATACTTTTGGTGGTAACACTCATCTCATATACTTCCGCTCTATTGATAGAAAGAAATAAGGGAAAGGAGAGAACAAACAGCACCTCAAACAACAGAAGCAAACTCATTGTTTATTTAGGAGCCCTTCTCACCACCCTCCCCCTGCTCTTCTACAAATATACAGACTTTATCCTCACAGAGGTGCTCTACATGGATAGCCTCTCATCTCACCATACCCTCATAGTACCACTGGGTATCTCTTTCTTCACCTTTCAGGCATTGAGTTATCTCTTCGATGTTTACAGAGATAAGTATCAAGCAGAGCATCATCTGCCCACCTACATGCTCTATATATCCTTCTTCCCATCCATCACGGCAGGTCCTATCAACCGATACGATGCCCTGAGATGCCAACTGAGCCAGCTGGTGCGTCCTAACTATCAGCAGTTGGCAAATGGTGCCAAGATGATAGTGTGGGGTATGTTCTTGAAGACGGTTATTGCCGACCGTCTCTTGCTCTACGTGAATCCCGTGCTGGATGGCTATATGCAGCACAGTGGATCAGAATTGCTGGCAGCCTCCGTCCTCTATTCCATCCAACTATACACCGACTTTGCCGGCTACTCTCTCATAGCCATCGGTTCGGCTTCCATGCTCGGCATCCGCTTGCAACAGAATTTCCACAATCCCTACTTTGCCCATAGCGTCACCGACTTTTGGCATCGTTGGCACATCAGTCTCTCCCAATGGCTGCGCGATTACATCTACATCCCCATAGGCGGAAACAGATGCAGCAAGGGGAGAACCTATCTCAACATCATTATCACCTTCCTCATCAGTGGCATTTGGCATGGGGCTAACTGGACCTTCATACTTTGGGGAGTTCTTCACGGATTCTTCCAAGTGATGGAGAAGATGCTAAGCTTCACCAAAGAGAGTAGAAATACCGAGCACAAAGTTAGGCAGAGAATGAGGAGAGGAATAAGCATCCTCATCAACTTCCTGCTCATCAACTTCCTATGGATATTCTTCCGAATGCCAAGCGTGGGCGATGCCTTCCATGTAATCGGCAAGATATTCACTGAGCAAGACATGAACTTCTGGGTATTTGAAAAATTCATCCTCTTATTCATCTTGATGGTATTCGCCAAAGATCTCATCGTTGAAGTAACCCCAAGTCAAAATCCATTCCATCATCCGAAGCTCTGGGTGAGATGGTGTACATACGTCGTGGTAACTACCAGCATCTTCCTCTTCGGTGTATTCGATTCGGGGCAATTCATCTACGCAGGTTTCTAA